In Pseudophryne corroboree isolate aPseCor3 chromosome 2, aPseCor3.hap2, whole genome shotgun sequence, the sequence TCTTGAATAATGGATTATATAAACTACATGTGAATGACTTTTTAGATTTCAATAATTTAATATCTTTACATCTTGGTTTTAATAATATTGTGGCAATTGAACCAGGAGCATTCAATGATCTCCGCATGCTTAAGAAACTTCATATTAATCACAACTCTTTGGAAATACTAAGAGAAAATACTTTTATGGGACTGGAGAAACTGGAATTTCTTCAAGCAGACAACAATTTTATTACTACGATTGAAGCAAATACATTTAGTAAACTTAACAGATTGAAAGTTCTTATTCTCAATGATAATGCAATCGATTTCATACCTGACAATATTTTTCGTTTTGTACCTCTTACTCACTTGGATTTAAGAGGAAACCAGTTGCAAACTCTTTCATATGTTGGATTTTTAGAACACATTGGAAGAATAATAGAACTTCAATTAGAAGATAATAAATGGGTTTGCAACTGTGATTTGTTACAGCTGAAAATCTGGCTGGAGAACATGCCTCAACAATCCACAATAGGTGATGTTGTTTGCTATAACCCACCAGATTTGAAAGGTGCTGTTCTCcgaaaattaaaaaaagaaatgtTCTGCATCACAACCCCCAGCAGTGATCTTGAAGAACCTTCAGTACCACTATCATTGTTGGGTACTGCATCAATAAGTGATGGTAGAGTACCAACAAAGATAACATCACTTCAAATACCAACCAAGGAAACATTTGTTCTCACAAAATCAACAACTCTACTTCCAGGCTTTTATTGTCCAGTTCCATGCCATTGTTCTAGTTACAGTTTCTCTGGAACCTTGATTCACTGCCAAGAGCGGAACATTGAAAGTGTATCTGACCTGGAACCTCCACCTCTAAATCCAAGAAAGCTAATTTTGGCAGGAAACATTATTCATAGAATATATAAATCGGATTTTACAGAATATGGAAGCCTAGAAATGCTTCATTTAGGTAACAATCAAATTGAGATAATTGAAGAACAATCTTTCCAGAATTTGACTAAACTACAGAAGTTGTATTTGAATGGAAATCATTTAAAAAGTTTAAACCCTGGCATATTCTTTGGAATGACAAATATTGAGTACTTATACTTGGAATACAATGCAATTACTGAAATTTCATCTGGAACATTTTCTGTAATGCCGAAACTGAAAGTTCTTTATTTAAATAATAACCTTTTAAAAACATTACCAGAACATATATTTTCTGGAGTTCCATTAACAAAGGTAAATCTTAAAAATAACCAGTTTGTAAATATTCCAATTAAAACAGTTTTAGAAGAATTGAACTTGGTGACACAAATTGAAATTCAGGATAATCCTTGGGACTGTACATGCAGTATAATTGGGCTTAAACACTGGATCCAACAGCATAAAACTGTGGTTGTTGGGGAGATTCTTTGCTACTCTCCCAGAGAGCGGGTAAAAATGGAATTAAGGTCCCTTGACAGTGAAGATTTGTGCCCTGAACTAATAAATTTTAAAGATTTTGCCACACAACCAAATTTCAACAATCTTACACCAACATTCACATCCACAAATAAAGTTGATACTATATTAAAATCACTTTCTGATTACATACCACTTTCTGTTTTAATTCTTGGTCTCCTGATTGTGTTAATTACAGCTGTGCTTTGTTCTGCAGGAATTATAGTTCTTGTTTTGCACAGGAGACGCAGGTATAAAAAGAAACAGGAAAATGGACAAATAAGAGAAAATAGTCCTGTTCATATTCAATACAGTATCTATGGTCACAAAACAACGCACCATACAACAGAAAGACCAGGATCAGCTATGTTTGAACAACGGATAATAAATCCGGTTGTTCAGGTTTACCAAACACCTCCATTTACACCAAAACattcagaacaagaccaggaggaagACCAGGAGCTCAACGATTCAAAGAAACTGTGTagaggactcatagaaaaggagatTAATTCATTGCAAGCACCTTCAAACATAAAATTCAAAGATCCATCtaccgaatttatttcttttcagGACGCAAGTTACCTTTATAGAAATCTCATTGAAAAGGAACAAGAAATTCAACAGCTTGGAATTGCTGAGTATTTGAGAAAAAACATAGTTCACTTGCAGCCAGGTATAGAGGTGCATTATCCTGGGACTCATGAAGAGTTAAAATTGATGGAATCCCTTATGTATAGTAAGTCAAGGAAGGTTCTTGTTGAACAAACCAAAAATGAATATTTTGAGCTAAAAGCCAATCTTCATTCAGAGCCTGACTACTTGGAAGTTTTAGAACAACAGACGTGAGCTACCATTATTCAGAATAAACAATACAAAATACTGAATTATGAACTCAAATGTATTATCTGCTGTTATAATATGAAGTGCCTCACTAAACTGTCTTAATAAAAAAACCAAGCAAAGCACACTCATAATTGTATATAAACTCAGGGACATATAAATTTAAGATaagcgtgtaaaaaaaaaaaaaaagattccatGTTATAAAGATGTAAATATGATGttgataaaaatgcaattaaaacattatttatattttgtaacaagaaaaatcaataaaaaaatattaatgtaCAGatttgtccacttacatctttgctgttttgctcaatttggcacaacatgcaaaacacggctaagctgtttttcatgagtagcgagtggatggattttaacatttttgtttgccataatagaatacagtatgtataaagtaaaatattaaaaaagtaaattaagaaaaatcacaaggcatggctaaatctctgagtctatggcatgcaaaaccgtgctaTACATGGcgagatatagcaaagatgtatgtggacacttcCGTACATTGGAAATTGACTTTATGAATACAATACACTTGTATAACATATGACACCACAAGGTCATTTCAGATAAACTGCAACGTGACATCTGGTGGCATAGAGAAAATGTGTTTGTCATAACATATTATCTCCATGTACTCTATACAGTAAATTATATATGGGTGTTTATAAGCGTGCTTGGAGCACTGTGTTCTTCATGTTACAAATGCCTGATCAAGCCACTTGCTTGCAATAAACATGCTTCATCTGTAGTTTAGTTGACAATGTGCCATGGGGGGAATTTACTAAAATATTTAATATTGGATTATGGCATGTTTGTGACTTACTTCATTTGCAGTCTTATAAGTAACTTTATAATTTAAACAACAACTGTGCAACCTAGTGAGTTATGTATGTACTATTTCACTTCACAAGTTGCATATGTGTGTCAGtatattttgtatatacagtatatatatatgtatatatttatgattTCCAGAATCATTGTAATAATTCTTCATATTTAAGCTTGGGAACTGTACAGTTATATAAAAGCTCTAGACAGCTGTTTGTTGCAGATGTTTAGAATTAATATGTTTTAACCCCTAGCGGTAACAGCAAAATCACTGAAAAAATAAtatttaggggcagattcaattagctgcggaATTTACCCCACAGCTATTTGTCAGCCCTGAGCTATTCAATTATGGGCCACTAACCTGAGTGTTAAGTCCCAGATGGTGCACTTAATGCAGGTTTTTCCTTGTATCCTCAAGAGCTGCAAGGAAAAATCTGCATTAAATGCACCTTCCGGAATTGAATGTGTGGGGTAACTCATAGGTCAGCACATAACGTAGAATCTATGGGTTAATGTGTGTTACCCATCAGGTTTACTGCACAGATAAAGTAACTAATAATTGAATAGCTAGGGAGTTAAATACGGAACATTTCCTATGTGGTAAACGATGCGGGtaattaaatctgccccttaaaaTGAATAAAAAAGGAACAAAAGTCTGTGACTCATTAAAAATGTAAGCATAGAACAATAAGGGAGAATATCTATCTTAGGGAGTCATATCTGCTTAAGGGATTGTGTCTAAAACAATTTAGAATAGTACACCTACTTAATTCACCCAATATAAAATTCACACTGAGAACCATCAGTCAAGTAAATTAACCACTAATGACTataatctctaaaaaaaaaaaaaaaaaaaaaaaaaagtttatactgtacataaataagTGGCAGTGAAATTAATGAATATAATGAATAATGTATTTTAATTTACCTATAAGTTCTAACGAGTACACTTCACAGACTTTAAATCTTTCTTATTAATACTGATAACAGTTATTGCTTATCTATATTAAAATCTCCCTTTGTTTTGTCAGTGATTTAGTACAGGTAATTATTACACTTGTAAATACTAAATGTCTGTTTGGAATTTAAAAATGTAACACACATGTGGTTACATTATTCTCTCAATGTGAATATTCAGTTTTCAGAATATTTATATTGTCATGTTAAAATACAGTTTCGTTTGTAGATTCACCTTCTACTTAAAGATGTCACAAAACAGCAGAATTGTAATGATTTGTAATGTAATGCACTAAAGCTTTATTTTACAACAAATTTTAAATTTAGCTAGGTTTGTGTAAACTatttattgtgttttatatattaaTTTTCTCACATACAATCTGTGCTTTGAGTGCCTTTAAGAAAATTCAAATAAATCAGTTCAACATAATAAAAGCAATGTTCTGTTAATTGTCATAAATGCTTTTTTACTGGAAATTTAATGAAAAACTTTTGTTTTAGGTATTCTGTACTATGAAGATGGCAATGCAACTCTACTGATGAACAGGTATCCTCTCTAATGCATTTTCACACCTTACATGTGGGACTTAATAAGTATAATGTATCAAAGTAATCTGATAAAACCCACCATGCATCTCTACAAAGTCAGTTATTCATCATTCTCGTGAGAGTTACCTCATTGCCAATATTTGGTATgtgtaaaaaaaacctgtaaaaacCTTGGAGTCTTGATGTAGCATGTCAAAACATCACAGTTATTGGTCCCCCTTAACTCTTTGTGCCTTCAAAACATAGAATAGAATCCAGCACCAGCAGATGACTGCATTAGGAAGCATGGCCTGGGTTCCTGTTGTTCTGCGGGCAGAAGTGGGTTTGGGACAGCAAACACATTGCCCCGGTACTGTGACGCAGGTACAACTGGTTTACCGAATTCATACACAGACTCTATAAGGATGAAAGGGACAGATAGGGATGCCAGCATGGTCTTTTCCAGGGGGGATTAGGTGTGTATAAAGCTGAAGGGCATGTTCACTATCTCTTCTTTGCAGCACAACAAACAGCAGTAACAGAAGCCTTCCAAGGACAAGTGCAGTATTTAAGTGTGAACTAAGTGTGAGAGGATGATTGTGCAAACATTGACCAcaattttaaaaagaaaaacttAACCTGTGTCATGTCTAAATAAACTCTATTTtaaattaatattaataaaagattAAGTTTTAAGTTAACATAAACACATTATACATCAcaacaaaagagtgcgccaccaagGAAGCCTTTTTGGCAGAGATCCCCTAGTGATCTTACCGAACCTCCTCAAAATTTTAAAGACTAAAAGGGGAAAGGCCAATAATCCATTTACACATTGGTATGATgggttatatttatatatgtactgcATGATTGTCAAAGAAATACATGGAAGGGGACTGGACATGTAATATAACATTCATTGTGGAATATTGCATACAGACCTCCTAATAGTAtggaaatacagatggagccatgctaatcatggctccatctgtgcctagtcACACCTGGTGAGGCGGACCGTCCGGAGCGAACGGGACTCGCATGCATCATCTGCGATGTTGCCACGCTTAAtgagcgtggctctatctgtaggtggatctcatatatacatacatacataaatacatacatacataagacTAATATAAAAGAGGCATTGATTACAAGCAAGTAGAACTACAATGGATTCCATTAAAATGAACATAGATGGGCCTTTAAAGTGGCAATCAGATGCGATTGTAATACATATTAATGGAAATGATATGGGACTGATAACATATGAGAAGGGTTATATGGTCGCTCATTTAAAGTTGGGATTGTATAGGTATTTGGGGGGAACTCCTGTATTGGCTGGGTGGTGGTTCAAAATGGGTTTATTATCAACATGGTTGCAATTATCACCAGAACTCAAGGTCAGGTGGTATGTTTGGTTGGACATGGTAGATGCGCCCCTTAATTTTATTACAGAAAGGTTTACACATGACCTCATTTGGCATTTGGTTGCCTGGTATGACCCCCTCTCCTCCACTTTAATATAATGATAGACATAGATTATTGGCTGTGTACATATTCTCTAT encodes:
- the SLITRK6 gene encoding SLIT and NTRK-like protein 6; amino-acid sequence: MNALVVLLYLFLFLISSRRTTSELLGSCTNMCLCEEKDGSLFVNCEEKGITKLAEIEIPPSQYLELNLLNNGLYKLHVNDFLDFNNLISLHLGFNNIVAIEPGAFNDLRMLKKLHINHNSLEILRENTFMGLEKLEFLQADNNFITTIEANTFSKLNRLKVLILNDNAIDFIPDNIFRFVPLTHLDLRGNQLQTLSYVGFLEHIGRIIELQLEDNKWVCNCDLLQLKIWLENMPQQSTIGDVVCYNPPDLKGAVLRKLKKEMFCITTPSSDLEEPSVPLSLLGTASISDGRVPTKITSLQIPTKETFVLTKSTTLLPGFYCPVPCHCSSYSFSGTLIHCQERNIESVSDLEPPPLNPRKLILAGNIIHRIYKSDFTEYGSLEMLHLGNNQIEIIEEQSFQNLTKLQKLYLNGNHLKSLNPGIFFGMTNIEYLYLEYNAITEISSGTFSVMPKLKVLYLNNNLLKTLPEHIFSGVPLTKVNLKNNQFVNIPIKTVLEELNLVTQIEIQDNPWDCTCSIIGLKHWIQQHKTVVVGEILCYSPRERVKMELRSLDSEDLCPELINFKDFATQPNFNNLTPTFTSTNKVDTILKSLSDYIPLSVLILGLLIVLITAVLCSAGIIVLVLHRRRRYKKKQENGQIRENSPVHIQYSIYGHKTTHHTTERPGSAMFEQRIINPVVQVYQTPPFTPKHSEQDQEEDQELNDSKKLCRGLIEKEINSLQAPSNIKFKDPSTEFISFQDASYLYRNLIEKEQEIQQLGIAEYLRKNIVHLQPGIEVHYPGTHEELKLMESLMYSKSRKVLVEQTKNEYFELKANLHSEPDYLEVLEQQT